One Benincasa hispida cultivar B227 chromosome 5, ASM972705v1, whole genome shotgun sequence genomic window carries:
- the LOC120077914 gene encoding receptor-like protein 50 codes for MEDINYHYTTMKMNPSFCSLIFLLSIIFSSTHCSPAASCQTSERSALLQFKNTFIADSSCSDSLPMVASWGVDGETDDCCSWVGVECSNQTGNVVGINLAGGCLYGSIDSNSSLFRLVHLQTLVLSDNNFSFSQIPSGIGQLSDLRHLDLGNSGFSGQIPLAISRLSKLETLRLSSVNLSSAVPDFLANMSSLMSLSLGSCGLTGIFPQKIFHLPNLQQLVLPYNPNLSGTFPEFNFNSSIQRIWLEQSAFHGEIPSSIENLKSLTSLKLGDCSFSGIVPASLGNITGLQELELHSNNFTGRIPSSFERLTELNRLFLSYNEFSYATLSWVGKQNKLVFLGLSGIGLSGTLMPSLGNLTNIVQLLLGENRLTGEIPSWIGNFAQLTDLHLYGNKLNGSIPKSFSQLTKLKHLYLQYNHLNGIVELSMFLKLENLTELHLTANDLTVLDDQVSSRNVTLPKFNLLGLGSCNLTQIPTFLENQNELEVLELGQNNIQGQIPTWMWSMSRESLKVLNLSHNALTGVEEPRNAFPWVNLYVLDLSNNRLRESFPILPAICKLSSLVALDLSSNLMSGMLPPCIGNFSSLDIMNFRENLLNGTIPDSFRNGSKLRFLDFSQNQLEGQVPRSLANCKILEIIDLSDNQFTDVFPFWIGTLPMLRLLILRSNHFHGQIEEPETNMEFPMLRIVDFSYNNFSGNLPLKYITNSKGMEIFNTTASTYRNTFVTFAFDYVWALEFFYSTTITIKGYQRDYSRIQDVFTSIDLSSNRFEGEIPNLVENLKGLQSLNLSHNMLTGPIPPLMGNMVRLESLDLSHNQLSGQIPQQLSRLNFLAIFDVSYNNLSGPIPQGNQFNNVDNSSYVGNVGLCGDPLSKRCGDSKPPSSGSDEGEDEGSDFHIGWRTVLIGYGCGMLVGMIGGNYILTRKQDWFAKTFKISTLKKWDDSR; via the coding sequence ATGGAAGATATCAATTACCATTACACCACCATGAAAATGAACCCATCATTTTGCTCTCTGATTTTCTTGCTATCCATCATCTTCTCTTCAACTCATTGCTCACCAGCAGCTTCATGCCAAACTTCAGAAAGGTCTGCCCTGTTACAGTTCAAGAACACCTTCATTGCTGATTCATCTTGCTCAGATTCTCTTCCAATGGTTGCTTCTTGGGGAGTTGACGGTGAAACAGATGATTGCTGTTCATGGGTCGGCGTCGAATGCAGCAACCAGACCGGAAATGTCGTCGGGATCAACCTTGCCGGCGGATGTCTCTATGGTTCCATTGACTCTAACAGCAGCCTCTTTAGACTTGTTCATCTTCAAACACTTGTTCTTTCTGACAACAACTTCAGTTTCTCCCAAATCCCTTCAGGTATTGGACAACTTTCTGATTTGAGGCATTTGGATCTTGGTAATTCTGGGTTTTCTGGACAAATTCCTTTAGCAATTTCGAGGTTATCTAAGTTAGAGACTCTTCGTCTTAGTAGTGTTAATTTATCTTCTGCTGTTCCAGATTTTCTTGCAAATATGTCTTCTCTGATGTCTCTGAGCTTAGGAAGTTGTGGGTTGACTGGAATTTTTCCTCAGAAAATCTTTCACTTACCAAATTTGCAACAACTTGTTCTTCCATACAATCCAAATCTCTCTGGTACTTTCCCTGAGTTTAACTTTAACAGTTCTATTCAGAGGATATGGCTTGAACAAAGTGCATTTCATGGTGAAATACCTTCTTCCATTGAAAATCTTAAGTCCTTGACTTCTTTAAAGTTAGGAGACTGTAGTTTTTCTGGGATAGTTCCTGCTTCACTTGGTAATATTACTGGACTACAGGAGTTGGAACTTCATTCAAACAACTTTACTGGTCGAATCCCTTCGTCATTTGAACGCCTAACCGAGCTGAATCGTTTATTTCTTAGCTATAATGAGTTTAGTTATGCAACTTTGTCTTGGGTTGGTAAGCAGAACAAGCTTGTTTTCTTGGGTCTTTCTGGGATTGGTTTAAGTGGTACCCTTATGCCTTCTCTTGGAAATTTGACCAACATTGTTCAGCTACTTTTGGGTGAAAATCGATTAACTGGTGAGATTCCATCTTGGATAGGAAATTTTGCACAGTTAACTGATCTTCATTTGTATGGAAACAAATTGAATGGTTCAATTCCAAAGTCTTTTTCTCAACTTACCAAACTGAAGCACCTTTATCTTCAGTATAATCACTTGAATGGAATTGTGGAATTAAGCATGTTTTTGAAACTTGAGAACCTTACTGAACTTCACTTAACTGCCAATGATTTAACGGTTCTTGACGATCAAGTCAGTAGTCGAAATGTAACTCTTCCAAAGTTCAATCTTTTAGGACTTGGGTCCTGCAATTTAACTCAGATTCCAACATTTCTTGAAAATCAGAATGAGTTAGAGGTGTTAGAACTTGGACAGAACAATATTCAAGGCCAAATACCCACATGGATGTGGAGCATGAGCAGAGAAAGTTTGAAGGTTTTGAACTTGAGTCACAATGCCCTAACCGGCGTAGAAGAACCTCGAAATGCTTTTCCCTGGGTTAATCTTTATGTCTTAGATCTCTCTAATAACAGGTTAAGAGAATCGTTTCCAATTCTACCAGCCATATGTAAACTAAGCTCACTTGTAGCCCTTGATTTGTCAAGTAATCTAATGAGTGGTATGCTTCCACCATGTATTGGAAATTTCAGTTCTTTGGATATTATGAATTTCAGAGAGAACTTGCTTAATGGAACTATTCCTGATAGCTTCAGAAATGGGAGCAAACTAAGGTTCCTTGATTTCAGTCAGAATCAGTTGGAAGGTCAAGTACCAAGATCCTTAGCCAATTGCAAGATTTTGGAGATCATTGACTTGAGTGACAATCAGTTTACTGATGTTTTTCCCTTTTGGATTGGAACTCTTCCAATGTTAAGACTTCTAATACTTCGATCGAATCACTTCCATGGACAAATCGAAGAACCTGAGACCAATATGGAGTTCCCCATGTTGCGAATTGTCGATTTCTCCTACAATAACTTTTCGGGTAATCTCCCTTTGAAGTACATAACTAATTCAAAAGGAATGGAGATTTTCAACACGACTGCATCTACATATCGAAACACATTTGTTACTTTCGCATTCGACTATGTTTGGGCTCTTGAATTCTTCTACTCCACCACAATAACCATCAAAGGTTATCAGAGAGACTACTCAAGGATCCAAGATGTTTTTACGAGTATCGATCTCTCGAGCAATAGATTTGAAGGCGAAATACCAAATCTTGTCGAGAATCTAAAAGGTCTTCAATCTCTCAACCTTTCCCACAACATGCTTACTGGCCCCATCCCACCATTGATGGGGAATATGGTTCGACTTGAATCTTTGGACCTTTCACACAACCAACTCTCAGGACAGATACCGCAACAACTCTCACGGCTTAATTTCCTTGCAATATTTGACGTCTCTTACAACAACCTCTCCGGTCCAATACCTCAAGGGAACCAATTTAACAATGTCGACAACAGTTCATATGTTGGGAACGTGGGATTATGTGGAGATCCATTGTCAAAGAGATGTGGAGATTCCAAGCCACCTTCGTCAGGCTCTGATGAGGGAGAAGATGAAGGATCTGATTTCCACATTGGATGGAGGACAGTGTTGATTGGATATGGATGTGGAATGTTGGTTGGAATGATTGGGGGGAACTACATACTTACAAGGAAGCAAGATTGGTTTGCAAAGACCTTCAAAATTTCAACACTCAAAAAGTGGGACGACTCAAGGTGA